The genomic segment ACCAGCCGCCCGGCCGCCTCGACCGGGTCGACCGCCGGCTCGGCGTCCGGATCCAGCTGCACCGCCCCGAGCCGCTCCAGGTCGGCCACCAGCGCTCGGCCGTGATCCTCGGTGACATCCGTGATCGCCACCACGCCCGCCCCCCGCACCGAGGCGAGCACCGCCAGCCGGACCGTGTCGGCGTCGGCGACCCGGCCGAAGAGCACCACCCGGGCCGCGCTGACGTCCCAGCCGCTCTCGGCCAACGCGAACCCTTCCCGGCTCAACCAGCCCGCCCGGGTCAGCCGGCGCAGCACCGCCGTCGCGTCGCCCGCCGTCGGCACCACATAGCGGGGCGGTTCGTCACTCATCCGGTCCCCCGTTCATCCCCACTCCCCCCGGCCATTCTCCCGCGCCCCGCCCGCGGTCACCCCGGACCGGCGCGCCCCCACCCCGCGGCTGCCCGCCCCGCCACCCGGCGCCGGGTCACCCCGGTCCGGCCAGCGCGAGCGCGGCCGCCTCGGTGCGGGTCCGCGCCCCCAGCTTGCGCATCCCCGACCGCACATGGGTCTCGACCGTCTCGACGGAGATGCCCAGCCGCCCGGCGATACGGCGGGTCGGCTCACCCCCGGCGACCAGGCGCAGCACGTCGCGTTCCCGGCCGGTCAGGTCGCCACCGGTGCGCGTTGGCGTGCCGTCGCGGCGCACCGCGTGCCGGCGCAGGGCCCGCCGTACCCGGCCCAGCAGCACCACCAGCCCGGCCCGCTCGGCCAACCGCTCGGCCGCCAGCAGCGCGGGCACCGCCCGGTCGCGGTCCGGTTCGTGCAGTCCCGCCGCCAGCAGGCAGCGGACCTGTTCCCGCACCGCCACCGGCCGCCAGGCCGCTGCCGCGTCGGTGAACCGCACCGCCGCGCCGTCCGCGTCGGCCCAGGCGGCGAGGGTGGCGCGCACCGGCTGCGGCCAGGCCGGGACGCCGGCCGGGTCCGCGGGTGGGTCGGCGCCGTCGTGGCGCGCCCACCGGGCGGTGATCCGGCCGAGCCCGTCGACAAGCGGCGGACCGCCCGGTACCGCCGCGCGGGCGGCCCGGTCCGGCTGGCCGTCCAGCCAGGCCGCCTCCCGGCGGACCCAGTCCAGCAGGGCGGCCACCGGGCCGGCGTCCAGCCCGGACAGCCGGGCCCGGGCCGGACCCAGCAGCCCGCCGTCGGCCTCGACCAGGCTGACGGCGGCCACCGCGTAGCCACGCGCCGCCGCCGGCAGGGTGCGGTCGGTCAGGTCACCGGCGCGACGCAGCACCTCGCCGGGGTCGGCGGGCGGCGGGTCAGCCGGCGGCTCCCCGCCGGTGGTGGGGCCGCCGGCGGTGGGGTCGCCGCGCAAGGCCGCGCACCACAGCCCGGCGGCCACGAAACGCACCTGCCAGCTGTAGGCCAGGTCCGCCGCGCACGCCTGGGCGGCGGACCTGGCGCTGCGCTCGGCCTCGGCCAGCCGGCCGTCGGCGGCCAGGGTCTCCACCAGCAACCAGGCGCTCCAGCGGGCGGCGAGCGGGTCGTCGGCACCGGCCGCCCCGGCCGCCGACGCCAGGGCGTACTCCCACCCCGGCTCGCGGACGGCGGCGGCCACCGCGGCGAGCGCGGCCCGCAGCCCCGGGTGCGGCGGGGTGCGGCCGTGCCGGGCGGTGATTTCGGCGGCGGCGCGCCCGGCCGCCGCCGGGTCCTGCGCCAGCCGGGCCAGCAGCAACACCCGGTCCCGCCCGGCGGCCACCTCGTCCGGCACGTCGGCCGGCACCGCTTCCGCCGCGGCGCGTGCCGCCGGCAGGTCACCGGCGTGCAGCAACGCCTCGGCCCGCAACACGGTGCCGGCCGGGCCGGTGACGCCGGCCAGCGCGCGGGCCGCCGCGGCGGACCGGCCGCAGGCCAGCGCGGCGCGGCCGGCGTCCACCCGGACCGTCTCCGGCGGGTCCACGCCCGGCAGCCCGCAGGCCAGCAGCAGCAGGTCGGCGCGGTCCCCGGTGGTTGCGGCCCGTTCGGCCGCGGCCACCGCCAGCCGGTACGCCTCCTCGGGCGCCCCCGCCGCGGCCAGGTGCCGGGCCGCCTCCCCGGCCGGCACCAGCGCGGCCAGCCGCCGGTGCAGCGCCCGGCGGCCCGGCTCGTCGAGCAGCCCGGCGGCCACCTCCGCCAGGTACGGCGAGACCGGCGCGACGTCCGGCGCGGACGTGCCGTCAACCGGCCGGACACCCGTGGCCGCGCCGGCGGCCGCGTCACCGGTCGGCGCGACGCCCGGGACCGCGACGGTGGCCGGCGCGTTCGTCACCAGGCCCGCGGCGGCGAGTTCGTCGACGCCCGCGCCGAGCAGGGCGGCCGGGGCGGGGCGGCCGAGCAGCCCGAGCGCGGCCAGCGCGGTGCGGGCCGGCCGGCTCAGGTCCGCCAGCGCCACGGCCACCGCGTACCCGACCTGGTCGACGTCGTGCCGACCGCCCGCTGCGGCGCCCGCGCCGGACCTGCTGCCGGCGGCGTGCCGGGCCAGCGCCGTCACCGCCAGCGGCACGCCGCCGCCGTGGCGCACCACCTCGGCCAGCGTGGCCGGGTCGAGCGTCGGGGCCGCCGCGGCGGCCAACGCGGTGGCGCCGGCCCGGTCCAGCGGCGGCACGGGCAGCCAGCCGGCCGCGCCGGCCCGCAGCGCGGCGACCGCCGCGGTGGGCAGCCGGTTCGGGGTCCGCAACGCGGCCGCGATCCGGCAGTGCGGCAGCAGCGCGGTCAACGCCGCGACGGTGGCCGGGTCGGCCCACTGCAGGTCGTCAAGGAGCAGCAGACCGCCGCGGACCCGGGACCGCACCGCCTCGGCCAGCAGCGCCGGATCCTGCACCGGCAGCCGCGCCCGCACCGCGCGGGTCAGCGCGAACGCGGGCATGGTCTGCAGGCTGGCCAGGCCGCCGCCGGTGAAGACCGGACCGCGGAACGCCGCGCCCAGGCGTCGCAGCACGGTGCTGCGGCCACAGCCGGGACCGCCGTGCACCACCACCAGCCCCGGGCGGGCCAGCAGCGCCGACGCCTCGGCCACCACCCGGTCGAGCACATCACCGCCGGCTGAGGCGTCGGCGTCGGTCACGGCGTTCCCGCCGGCCGTGGGGTCGCTGCCGGACCGGACCGCCGGGTCGACCGGAGGCGGTGCCAGGTCACCGCCCGTCGCATGCCGCAACCGTCCTCCCGCCTGAACTCACCGCCACCGACCCGTGAGACCGTGGCACGAACATGGGATCCTGCGCCGGCAGGATATTCGTAATGTGTGAAGTCCGGCCGGGGCGCTCACCCCGGCCGCCGCCCGGAGGGACGCCCGACCAGATGAACGCGCACCAGCAGCGGTTCCCCGCCATTGTCGCCGATGTCGACGCCGGCTGACCAATCATGGGACCTGGTCCGCTGAGTGCCCGGGTGGCCGCCCTCTGCGACGAGGTCGGCGGCCGGCTCGGCCCGCAGGCGCGAAATCAGGTGTCCGCCGTGCGGCGGCGCCTCGACGAACCGCTGCGGGTGGCGATCGCCGGCCGGCTGAAAGCCGGAAAGTCGACACTTGTCAACGCGCTCATCGGTCGGCGGGTCGCGCCGACCGAGGTCGGCGAGTGCACCCGGATCGTCACCCAGTTCCGGTACGGCACCGCCGACCGGGTCGACGTGATCCGCCGCGACGGTGGCCGGGCCAGCCTGCCGCTGGACACCGCCGGCATGATCCCGCAGCGGCTCGGCGTGCCCCGCTCGGAGATCGCCTACGTCGACGTGACCCTCACCAGCGACCACCTGCGCGACCTGACGGTGCTGGACACCCCGGGGCTGGCCTCGACGAACACCTCGGTCAGCGCCGGGGCCAGACAGTTCCTGTTCGAGGACGGGTCCGGGCCGTTCGACGACGACATCGACGACGACTCGGCCAACGCGATCGCCGGCGCCGAGGCGATCATCTACGTCTTCACCCAGTCGGTACGCGACGACGACCTGCAGGCGTTGGAGGCGTTCCGGTCGGTGTCGGCGCGGCTGGCCGGCAACCCGATCAACTCGCTCGGCCTGTTCAACAAGGTCGACAAGCTGGTCGGCGGGGTGGCCGACCCGTGGCCGGTGGTGGGACCACTCGCCGCCGACCAGGCCCGGGTGCTGCGGCGGGTGGTCTCGGAGGTGGTGCCGACGGTGGGTCTGCTCGCCGAGACGACCGAGGCCGGCCGGCTGACCGCGGCCGACTGTGAGGCGCTGCGGGTGCTGGCCCGGCTGCCGCACGCGCAGCGGGTGGTGCTGCTGGCGTCGGTGGACCTGTTCACCTCCCGGGAGTGCCCGGTCCCGGCCGCGCAGCGGGAGCGGCTGCTGCGGCTGCTGGACCTGTACGGCATCGGCTTCGCCATCGCCCAGTTCGCCGCCCGACCGGACCTGTCCAGCGGTGAGCTGGTCCGGCTGCTCTTCCTCGCCTCCGGCTTCCCCCGCCTGCGGCAGACCCTCGACCAGGCGTTCCGCTGGCGCACCGACGCCATCAAGGCCGGCTGGGCGTTGTCCAGCCTGGACAAGACCGCCGGCCACACCGAGCGGGCGGCGGACCGGGAGGTGCTGCGCGACGCGATCGAGCGGCTGCTGCAACAGCCCGACTACCACCGGCTGCGGCTGCTGGAGGCCGCCCAGCAGGTCAGCGCCGGCGCCGTGGAGCTGCCCGCCGAGCTGGAGCAGGAGCTGATCCGGCTGGCGTTGGCCGACGACGCCCGGTGGATCCTCGGCCTGCCGGCGGGCGAACCGCCGCAGCTGCGGGACGCGGCACTGGCCGCCGCCACCCGGTGGCGGGTCTTCGCGGTGGCCGGCGCGAGCCCGTCGCAGGCCCGGGTCGCGCA from the Solwaraspora sp. WMMD1047 genome contains:
- a CDS encoding LuxR family transcriptional regulator encodes the protein MSDEPPRYVVPTAGDATAVLRRLTRAGWLSREGFALAESGWDVSAARVVLFGRVADADTVRLAVLASVRGAGVVAITDVTEDHGRALVADLERLGAVQLDPDAEPAVDPVEAAGRLVPEQRALLERLANGETIAAAAAAEFLSLRTANRRIAQARAALGVGTTREAVLAYLRQRPPPR
- a CDS encoding LuxR C-terminal-related transcriptional regulator, producing the protein MRHATGGDLAPPPVDPAVRSGSDPTAGGNAVTDADASAGGDVLDRVVAEASALLARPGLVVVHGGPGCGRSTVLRRLGAAFRGPVFTGGGLASLQTMPAFALTRAVRARLPVQDPALLAEAVRSRVRGGLLLLDDLQWADPATVAALTALLPHCRIAAALRTPNRLPTAAVAALRAGAAGWLPVPPLDRAGATALAAAAAPTLDPATLAEVVRHGGGVPLAVTALARHAAGSRSGAGAAAGGRHDVDQVGYAVAVALADLSRPARTALAALGLLGRPAPAALLGAGVDELAAAGLVTNAPATVAVPGVAPTGDAAAGAATGVRPVDGTSAPDVAPVSPYLAEVAAGLLDEPGRRALHRRLAALVPAGEAARHLAAAGAPEEAYRLAVAAAERAATTGDRADLLLLACGLPGVDPPETVRVDAGRAALACGRSAAAARALAGVTGPAGTVLRAEALLHAGDLPAARAAAEAVPADVPDEVAAGRDRVLLLARLAQDPAAAGRAAAEITARHGRTPPHPGLRAALAAVAAAVREPGWEYALASAAGAAGADDPLAARWSAWLLVETLAADGRLAEAERSARSAAQACAADLAYSWQVRFVAAGLWCAALRGDPTAGGPTTGGEPPADPPPADPGEVLRRAGDLTDRTLPAAARGYAVAAVSLVEADGGLLGPARARLSGLDAGPVAALLDWVRREAAWLDGQPDRAARAAVPGGPPLVDGLGRITARWARHDGADPPADPAGVPAWPQPVRATLAAWADADGAAVRFTDAAAAWRPVAVREQVRCLLAAGLHEPDRDRAVPALLAAERLAERAGLVVLLGRVRRALRRHAVRRDGTPTRTGGDLTGRERDVLRLVAGGEPTRRIAGRLGISVETVETHVRSGMRKLGARTRTEAAALALAGPG
- a CDS encoding dynamin family protein is translated as MGPGPLSARVAALCDEVGGRLGPQARNQVSAVRRRLDEPLRVAIAGRLKAGKSTLVNALIGRRVAPTEVGECTRIVTQFRYGTADRVDVIRRDGGRASLPLDTAGMIPQRLGVPRSEIAYVDVTLTSDHLRDLTVLDTPGLASTNTSVSAGARQFLFEDGSGPFDDDIDDDSANAIAGAEAIIYVFTQSVRDDDLQALEAFRSVSARLAGNPINSLGLFNKVDKLVGGVADPWPVVGPLAADQARVLRRVVSEVVPTVGLLAETTEAGRLTAADCEALRVLARLPHAQRVVLLASVDLFTSRECPVPAAQRERLLRLLDLYGIGFAIAQFAARPDLSSGELVRLLFLASGFPRLRQTLDQAFRWRTDAIKAGWALSSLDKTAGHTERAADREVLRDAIERLLQQPDYHRLRLLEAAQQVSAGAVELPAELEQELIRLALADDARWILGLPAGEPPQLRDAALAAATRWRVFAVAGASPSQARVAQVAHRGFYLLAQRLRGDGTGAAA